From a single Peromyscus maniculatus bairdii isolate BWxNUB_F1_BW_parent chromosome 4, HU_Pman_BW_mat_3.1, whole genome shotgun sequence genomic region:
- the LOC143272955 gene encoding uncharacterized protein LOC143272955 has translation MILDYRFFCFVLQDGFTPLLLALKENKMEMAKFLVKKGANIHVFDKMKRNTLLYAIRWDSTDMVSLFLDEGIDFFVKDVFGWTALRYAIEGTNKGSRKILMDYEIKLHIKNKDGNPAHV, from the exons ATGATTTTGGATTacagattcttttgttttgttttgcaggatGGCTTTACACCACTTTTACTGGCtctcaaggaaaacaaaatggagaTGGCGAAATTTTTAGTAAAGAAGGGGGcaaatatacatgtatttgaTAAGATGAAAAG AAACACACTCTTATATGCCATAAGATGGGATTCAACAGATATGGTCAGTCTATTTCTGGATGAAGGCATTGACTTTTTCGTTAAAGATGTGTTTGGATGGACTGCGTTACGCTATGCTATTGAAGGCACAAATAAAGG TAGTCGAAAGATTCTTATGGACTATGAAATAAagttacatattaaaaataaagatggcaATCCAG cacaTGTTTAA